One Mycolicibacterium goodii genomic region harbors:
- a CDS encoding GuaB1 family IMP dehydrogenase-related protein, protein MRFLDGHTPPYDLTYNDVFVVPGRSDVASRFDVDLSTVDGSGTTIPVVVANMTAVAGRRMAETVARRGGIVVLPQDLPITAVSATVDFVKSRDLVVDTPVTLSPEDSVSDANALLHKRAHGAAVVVFEGRPIGVVTEANCVGVDRFARVRDIALSDFVTAPVGTDPREVFDMLEHAPIDVAVMTSPDGTLAGVLTRTGAIRAGIYTPAVDAKGRLRIAAAVGINGDVGAKAQALAEAGVDLLVIDTAHGHQAKMLDAIKAVASLDLGLPLVAGNVVSAEGTRDLIEAGASIVKVGVGPGAMCTTRMMTGVGRPQFSAVVECAAAARQLGGHVWADGGVRHPRDVALALAAGASNVMIGSWFAGTYESPGDLLFDRDARPYKESYGMASKRAVAARTAGDSAFDRARKALFEEGISTSRMGLDPARGGVEDLLDHITSGVRSTCTYVGASNLPELHEKVVLGVQSAAGFAEGHPLPTGW, encoded by the coding sequence GTGAGGTTTCTGGACGGACACACGCCACCGTATGACCTGACCTACAACGACGTCTTCGTCGTTCCGGGACGATCGGACGTGGCGTCACGCTTCGACGTCGACCTGTCCACCGTGGACGGTTCCGGCACCACCATCCCCGTGGTCGTCGCGAACATGACCGCGGTGGCGGGCAGGCGGATGGCCGAGACGGTCGCGCGCCGCGGCGGCATCGTGGTGCTGCCGCAGGACCTGCCCATCACGGCGGTCAGCGCAACAGTGGACTTCGTCAAGAGCCGCGACCTGGTGGTGGACACCCCGGTCACGCTGAGTCCTGAGGACTCCGTCTCGGACGCCAATGCGCTCCTGCACAAGCGTGCCCACGGCGCGGCCGTCGTGGTGTTCGAGGGACGCCCCATCGGCGTGGTGACGGAGGCCAACTGTGTGGGCGTCGACCGGTTCGCCCGCGTCCGCGACATCGCGCTGTCCGACTTCGTCACCGCGCCGGTGGGTACCGACCCACGTGAGGTGTTCGACATGCTCGAGCACGCCCCGATCGACGTCGCGGTGATGACCTCGCCGGACGGCACCCTCGCCGGCGTGCTGACCCGCACCGGGGCGATCCGGGCCGGGATCTACACACCGGCCGTCGACGCCAAGGGCCGGCTGCGCATCGCCGCGGCCGTCGGCATCAACGGCGACGTCGGCGCCAAGGCGCAGGCGCTCGCCGAGGCCGGTGTGGACCTGCTCGTCATCGACACCGCACACGGACATCAGGCCAAGATGCTCGACGCCATCAAGGCCGTCGCCTCGCTGGACCTCGGCCTGCCGCTGGTGGCGGGCAACGTGGTGTCGGCCGAGGGCACGAGGGACCTGATCGAGGCGGGCGCCTCGATAGTCAAGGTCGGTGTCGGCCCCGGCGCCATGTGCACGACCCGGATGATGACCGGTGTGGGCCGCCCGCAGTTCTCCGCCGTCGTCGAATGTGCCGCTGCGGCAAGGCAACTCGGCGGGCACGTATGGGCGGACGGCGGAGTGCGTCACCCCAGGGACGTCGCGCTGGCACTTGCGGCGGGTGCGTCCAACGTGATGATCGGCTCGTGGTTCGCCGGCACCTACGAGTCCCCCGGCGACCTGCTGTTCGACCGGGACGCCCGGCCGTACAAGGAGAGCTACGGGATGGCGTCCAAACGTGCCGTGGCCGCGCGAACCGCGGGCGACAGCGCGTTCGACCGGGCGCGCAAAGCGCTGTTCGAGGAAGGCATATCGACCTCGCGGATGGGCCTCGACCCGGCCCGTGGCGGCGTCGAGGACCTGCTCGACCACATCACGTCAGGCGTGCGCAGCACATGCACCTACGTGGGCGCATCGAACCTGCCCGAGTTGCACGAGAAGGTCGTGCTGGGGGTGCAGTCGGCAGCCGGTTTCGCCGAAGGCCATCCACTACCCACCGGCTGGTGA